From Pseudobdellovibrio exovorus JSS, a single genomic window includes:
- a CDS encoding RNA recognition motif domain-containing protein has protein sequence MSKKLYVGNLPYSATDESLTEKFSECGTVSSVKVIIDRNSGRSKGFGFVEMSNDSEADTIISRFNGTDVDGRAINISEAKPMVPRNDSGRSY, from the coding sequence ATGAGTAAAAAACTATACGTCGGTAATTTGCCGTATTCAGCAACGGATGAATCTTTAACAGAAAAATTTTCTGAGTGTGGCACTGTCAGCTCAGTAAAAGTTATCATCGATCGTAATTCAGGTCGCAGCAAGGGTTTTGGCTTTGTCGAGATGTCAAATGACTCTGAAGCAGATACCATTATCAGTCGTTTCAATGGGACGGATGTGGATGGTCGTGCTATCAATATATCAGAGGCTAAGCCAATGGTTCCCCGAAATGATTCGGGTCGTTCATACTAG
- a CDS encoding FKBP-type peptidyl-prolyl cis-trans isomerase, whose translation MQPQIISFNCLLKNIAGKVLSSTYNREVLNVVDDENVMLLGLAKGLQNLTKGEKRRISLSAQDAYGFYDPKKVILYPRKYLPQDIRVGTSVTIVGKSGRSRIYKVIELYHHMVTLDENHPLAGQDLVFEIEALSVRPATQTEINESYNMVGVQILH comes from the coding sequence ATGCAACCACAAATTATTTCATTTAACTGTCTTTTAAAAAATATTGCCGGAAAAGTTTTAAGTTCTACGTATAATAGAGAAGTCTTAAACGTTGTTGATGATGAAAACGTCATGTTGCTAGGGCTAGCAAAAGGCCTACAAAATTTAACGAAAGGTGAAAAAAGAAGGATTTCGTTATCTGCACAGGATGCCTATGGTTTCTATGACCCTAAAAAAGTTATCCTTTACCCAAGGAAGTATCTTCCGCAGGATATTCGAGTAGGCACATCCGTTACAATTGTGGGTAAAAGTGGGCGTTCAAGAATTTATAAAGTGATTGAGTTGTATCACCACATGGTGACCTTAGATGAAAATCATCCTTTAGCGGGACAGGACTTAGTCTTTGAAATTGAGGCCTTATCAGTAAGGCCAGCTACACAGACCGAGATCAATGAGTCATACAATATGGTAGGGGTGCAAATTCTGCACTAG
- a CDS encoding RNA recognition motif domain-containing protein, which translates to MSKKLYIGNLSYNVDEGALNALFSQYGAVESVRIITDRDTGRSKGFAFVEMTEEADGLKAIENLNGTQQFERSMNVSVAKPMESRGGSRGGGGGFSRNRY; encoded by the coding sequence ATGAGTAAAAAATTATACATTGGAAATTTATCTTATAACGTAGACGAAGGCGCTTTAAACGCGTTGTTCTCTCAATACGGAGCAGTTGAGTCTGTTCGTATCATCACTGACCGCGACACAGGTCGTAGCAAAGGTTTTGCATTCGTTGAAATGACAGAAGAAGCAGATGGCTTAAAAGCTATCGAAAACTTGAATGGCACTCAACAGTTCGAACGTTCAATGAACGTAAGTGTTGCTAAACCTATGGAATCACGTGGTGGTTCTAGAGGCGGTGGCGGCGGTTTTTCTAGAAATCGTTACTAG
- the infA gene encoding translation initiation factor IF-1, with protein sequence MAKEDLVTFTGKVRDLSGGGVYHITLDNGVAVSARLCGKMKKFNIKVVVGDMVDVGLSPYDPSHGLITHRHKNHRPSSVN encoded by the coding sequence ATGGCTAAAGAAGACCTAGTTACCTTTACAGGTAAGGTACGTGACTTGTCCGGGGGTGGTGTTTATCACATCACCCTTGATAACGGAGTTGCTGTATCTGCGCGCCTGTGCGGGAAAATGAAAAAATTCAATATTAAAGTTGTCGTAGGCGACATGGTCGATGTGGGACTTTCCCCGTATGATCCATCACATGGCCTGATTACTCATCGTCATAAAAATCATAGACCATCATCGGTCAATTAG
- a CDS encoding group III truncated hemoglobin, whose protein sequence is MNKKSPLEPELNTVAVNGVTFRHQDIYNVIDDFYNRIQQDSILSVSFRSVHDWPEHIERLTHFWWIRFGGHPYLSTEYNPVTKHFFAGFNHNLLERWLGLFHQTLDDRLTLQQSHLWKLISERIGNSLSIKNEMYLRQYSKK, encoded by the coding sequence ATGAATAAAAAAAGCCCTTTAGAACCAGAACTGAATACAGTTGCAGTCAATGGCGTTACATTCCGTCATCAGGATATTTATAATGTTATTGATGATTTTTATAATCGCATACAGCAGGACTCTATCCTGTCAGTTTCTTTTCGTTCTGTGCACGACTGGCCTGAACATATAGAGCGACTCACCCACTTCTGGTGGATCCGCTTTGGTGGACACCCTTACCTATCGACAGAGTATAACCCTGTGACAAAGCATTTTTTCGCTGGATTTAATCACAATTTATTAGAAAGATGGCTCGGCCTCTTTCATCAGACTTTAGACGATCGCCTCACCTTACAGCAAAGCCATCTTTGGAAGCTCATTTCCGAACGTATCGGAAATAGCTTATCCATTAAAAATGAAATGTATTTAAGACAATATAGTAAAAAATAA
- a CDS encoding NnrS family protein, protein MKTLAPYQIFFPIGILCALLAVGVWFTQNLGWFDTPVMWVHGKLIAGGFLWSFIVGFLMTAVPRMTGTFNAHKVEYAISFLLILALIVFSWALDAKPFYFISFALTVFIMIYAGRRLVVSTRPVPVFFSHVGLAMFMSLVGSYFYYRGQSILGFYFYHVGTILLLVLGIGTRFFAFLSGLPSVFEGTEEKWKKAAFHMMGLAIVVLLSVVGMRLSWGFLGLALLTLGYLFCIWQVQRSSSRPSALKWAVRIVAVMIPLSFILSWIYPVYYLSWMHILFVGCFGLITFSVATRVTLAHGAYPTDMELKSKALGWMVAFIVLAMVSRVFYGFSSGLWKTSFLHLAGTFWFLAVGVWCYSYFKKIFKLGPQSKPSC, encoded by the coding sequence ATGAAAACTCTAGCTCCTTATCAGATATTTTTTCCTATTGGTATCTTGTGTGCCTTATTAGCGGTCGGTGTTTGGTTTACCCAGAACTTGGGGTGGTTTGACACTCCGGTGATGTGGGTTCACGGAAAGCTAATCGCAGGTGGGTTTTTGTGGAGTTTTATAGTTGGATTTTTGATGACGGCCGTGCCGCGCATGACGGGAACATTTAATGCGCACAAGGTAGAATACGCCATTTCATTTTTATTGATATTGGCACTGATTGTTTTTTCATGGGCCCTAGATGCCAAACCTTTTTATTTTATAAGTTTTGCTCTGACAGTATTCATTATGATTTATGCAGGGCGAAGATTGGTTGTGAGTACAAGGCCAGTGCCTGTGTTTTTCTCTCATGTGGGTTTGGCGATGTTCATGTCTTTAGTTGGCTCTTATTTTTATTATAGAGGGCAATCTATTTTAGGATTTTATTTTTATCATGTTGGAACTATTTTGTTATTAGTTTTAGGAATAGGCACACGATTCTTTGCGTTTTTATCAGGCCTTCCCTCTGTATTTGAAGGTACGGAAGAAAAATGGAAGAAAGCTGCTTTTCATATGATGGGATTGGCAATTGTGGTCTTGCTAAGCGTTGTGGGTATGAGGCTATCATGGGGATTTTTAGGATTAGCTTTACTCACATTGGGTTATCTATTTTGTATATGGCAAGTGCAGCGCTCTTCGAGTCGTCCTTCAGCGTTGAAATGGGCGGTTAGAATTGTGGCTGTGATGATACCACTCAGCTTTATTTTAAGCTGGATTTATCCCGTTTATTATCTTTCTTGGATGCACATACTTTTTGTGGGATGCTTCGGTTTAATTACTTTCTCTGTCGCTACGCGTGTGACATTGGCGCACGGGGCCTATCCAACGGATATGGAGTTAAAATCGAAAGCGTTGGGATGGATGGTGGCTTTTATCGTTCTGGCGATGGTATCCAGAGTGTTTTATGGCTTTTCATCTGGATTATGGAAAACAAGTTTTCTGCATTTGGCGGGCACATTTTGGTTTTTAGCTGTTGGCGTTTGGTGTTATTCTTACTTTAAAAAAATCTTCAAACTGGGCCCTCAATCTAAACCGAGTTGTTAA
- a CDS encoding RrF2 family transcriptional regulator gives MRLTDHTDYSLRVLMYLNQKKSLITLNELAEKLGISKNNLIKVSNQLAKAGWIDTSRGRTGGLVIKAETGSMSLKEIVLKTEETFNMAECFSNKKCHCTFLRNCLLKKSLNEALSAFLEALSEKTLNDVTVR, from the coding sequence ATGCGATTAACGGATCATACAGATTACTCTTTGCGCGTGTTGATGTATCTGAATCAGAAAAAAAGCCTTATTACTTTAAATGAGTTGGCTGAGAAATTAGGTATTTCTAAAAATAACTTGATCAAAGTCTCTAATCAGTTAGCTAAAGCGGGATGGATTGACACATCCAGAGGACGCACAGGCGGTCTTGTTATTAAAGCGGAAACGGGAAGCATGAGTCTAAAAGAAATTGTGCTGAAAACGGAAGAGACATTTAATATGGCTGAATGTTTTTCTAATAAGAAGTGCCATTGTACATTTTTGCGTAACTGCCTCTTGAAAAAAAGTCTAAACGAAGCCCTGTCGGCTTTTCTTGAGGCGTTATCAGAGAAAACTTTGAACGATGTGACTGTAAGATAA
- a CDS encoding GNAT family N-acetyltransferase: MKYTLKNELPAPEEYCHLRQITGLSPKTIAAAQVSLPRSLHAVTLRNGDQLIAMGRVIGDLGCHVQIVDIAVHPDYQGLKLSRVIMENIMDFVTKECHRCAFVNLFADVDYLYQKFGFVDSVKSKGMYLDWNRVSQS; the protein is encoded by the coding sequence ATGAAATACACCTTGAAAAACGAATTGCCTGCACCTGAGGAATACTGCCATTTACGTCAAATCACAGGTTTATCACCGAAGACGATTGCAGCCGCACAGGTTTCATTACCACGTTCCTTACATGCCGTTACTTTACGAAATGGCGATCAGTTGATAGCGATGGGACGGGTCATAGGCGATTTAGGGTGTCATGTGCAAATTGTCGATATTGCGGTTCACCCTGATTATCAAGGGCTGAAGTTGTCTCGAGTTATCATGGAAAACATTATGGATTTCGTAACAAAAGAGTGCCACCGCTGTGCGTTCGTCAACTTGTTTGCTGATGTGGATTATTTGTATCAGAAATTTGGGTTCGTAGATTCTGTTAAATCTAAAGGCATGTACTTAGATTGGAATCGGGTTTCTCAATCTTGA
- a CDS encoding M24 family metallopeptidase, producing the protein MHPTEKTGDKFNLATYLEARRVCHEVTHRIASLSSAGMNELDGQALVKEEFKKVGVSKFWHPTKFRIGSDTTKSFRDLADTSLTLNDGDIFFIDVGPIFEDHEADFGRTFSFSSSDSNTAHNPHQPIIGSCEQIWKDVATKWKTEQLSGQELYQFASTCAEEHHCQLNPKMAGHRLGDFPHALFSKEGLSSMNICPTENLWVLEIHIIHPQSQRGAFYEDILS; encoded by the coding sequence ATGCACCCTACAGAAAAAACCGGAGACAAGTTTAATTTAGCTACCTATCTGGAGGCCCGCAGGGTTTGCCACGAAGTCACTCATAGAATCGCCTCCCTTTCCTCTGCTGGAATGAACGAGCTGGATGGACAAGCTTTAGTGAAAGAAGAGTTTAAAAAAGTGGGAGTTTCTAAATTCTGGCATCCCACAAAATTCAGAATCGGAAGTGATACAACCAAAAGTTTTCGCGATTTGGCCGACACGAGTTTAACCTTAAATGACGGCGACATATTTTTTATAGATGTCGGACCTATTTTTGAAGATCACGAAGCCGACTTTGGACGTACATTTAGTTTTTCATCTTCAGACTCAAACACAGCACACAATCCGCATCAGCCGATCATCGGCTCTTGCGAACAGATCTGGAAAGATGTCGCTACAAAATGGAAGACAGAACAACTCAGTGGACAAGAACTCTATCAATTCGCCAGCACCTGTGCCGAAGAACATCACTGTCAATTAAATCCGAAAATGGCGGGGCACCGCTTAGGAGACTTCCCCCACGCTCTATTTTCCAAAGAAGGACTTTCATCTATGAATATCTGCCCCACAGAAAATCTTTGGGTGCTAGAAATTCACATTATTCACCCGCAGTCACAGCGCGGAGCTTTTTATGAAGATATTTTGTCGTGA
- a CDS encoding putative porin has product MKNSVSLLRPLLLICSLSMTSLAQAQESIEPEENKPNYLQIPVPFNGKFYGDFRFRTEKIQEQQLAPLKDSDLLRQRMRLRIGGSAEVNSQTEVGVRLSTDSALGNEPNTTNQDLSGYYSKKSIVLDLAYFNWKATENIRILGGKTPLPFEFVADNDLIFDNDVTPEGLSVKYNQTVDLAHDLMAVASATWLNERYSADGSAENTDVGLLALQLGYAFKGADFGIRAVGSYLNFANIKGDKAPAAKGNTVDGGGNYVHNYELSSLGLELFSEVAGQPISFFAEYVKNSRDDDYNTAQIYGIQFGELKDVSSWAVTLDYRQVEKDAVVGLLTDSDSAGGGTDIRSWKTSLAYQVGRNANVALTYFNGKEAISSPVFSPDYQRTMLDFNFSF; this is encoded by the coding sequence ATGAAAAATTCCGTATCTTTGTTACGCCCTTTACTTCTGATCTGTTCTTTATCCATGACTTCTTTAGCGCAGGCACAAGAGTCTATCGAACCCGAGGAAAACAAACCGAACTACTTACAAATCCCCGTTCCGTTTAATGGAAAGTTTTACGGAGACTTCCGCTTCCGTACAGAAAAAATACAAGAGCAACAATTAGCTCCCCTAAAAGATTCAGATCTTCTACGTCAGCGCATGCGACTTCGCATCGGTGGCTCGGCTGAAGTCAACTCGCAGACAGAAGTGGGCGTTCGTCTTTCTACGGATTCTGCTTTGGGAAATGAACCCAACACCACCAACCAAGATCTTTCAGGATATTATTCTAAAAAAAGTATCGTATTAGATTTGGCTTACTTTAACTGGAAAGCCACAGAAAACATCCGCATTCTGGGTGGTAAGACACCACTCCCTTTTGAATTCGTCGCAGACAATGATTTGATTTTTGATAACGATGTCACTCCGGAAGGTCTATCGGTTAAGTACAATCAAACTGTAGACCTTGCGCATGATTTAATGGCTGTGGCCTCAGCGACATGGCTGAATGAAAGATATTCTGCCGATGGCTCCGCAGAAAATACAGATGTGGGATTATTAGCTCTGCAACTGGGTTATGCGTTTAAAGGTGCTGATTTCGGCATACGTGCTGTGGGCAGCTATCTGAACTTTGCAAACATCAAAGGCGACAAAGCCCCAGCCGCAAAAGGAAATACAGTGGATGGCGGTGGGAATTACGTTCACAATTACGAACTCAGCTCTTTGGGACTCGAGTTATTTTCAGAAGTTGCCGGACAACCCATTTCTTTCTTTGCAGAATATGTAAAAAACTCGCGCGATGACGATTACAATACAGCGCAGATTTATGGTATTCAGTTTGGCGAGCTAAAAGACGTTTCATCATGGGCTGTGACTTTAGATTACCGTCAGGTCGAAAAGGATGCTGTGGTAGGTCTTCTTACAGATTCTGACTCTGCTGGAGGCGGTACCGATATTCGTAGTTGGAAAACATCTCTGGCCTATCAAGTAGGTCGCAATGCCAATGTGGCTTTGACCTACTTTAATGGAAAAGAAGCCATTTCATCCCCTGTTTTTTCACCTGATTATCAGCGCACGATGCTGGACTTTAACTTTTCATTTTAA
- a CDS encoding phospholipase D-like domain-containing protein encodes MMGYKNLVRRFFIFGILFLFALQSCTTLPHKSAATESSLTESSPSAVRQTAQASDSITLTDMFRRVREVIAPKEGGKLVHKKVAESELISIFQSNPRRVNETDAALISALESEAQQRDITKHVRLIPPKGQWGYSELKYYVNHPYYKNGKLQRAGNILKVWRDFIQKTEKSLVLNVYDFDLEDVAQDLVQLARRGVKVRVGIDRNVITHRPEVQKVASILEAGGVALVRVNPVALNHQKVAARDWESFDKAAVLFSSGNLTQSCLGPEGDLKNVRPRPRESIPNANHVLTMKSYILSNLVAHELAKTLGPELYLRGAQYPLTGAYQVTGPGVNPQTLEAYPEKSVIITFTPGGGYRAINKNILGHMISMTSGPVRMVQFAYSSELVAEALLQRAQREFQENSKFDFYSVGDTPFAMQGWSQFLKMSGLKREQTEVGRARFYEDSESIWSKNLSASQLEQVRRRVRVAPELYGNRRVRVAGQSYLVSSKIHHKLMSTGDFAVVGTSFNFSKGAETNNEQILVFRDPNMVDMVNGVARYFVETSARSVMEEAQRRNAGLGSTDEELNLIEDAFDPEVELSD; translated from the coding sequence ATGATGGGTTATAAAAACCTTGTAAGACGTTTTTTCATTTTTGGTATTTTATTTCTTTTTGCGCTTCAGTCTTGCACGACTCTTCCCCATAAATCAGCCGCGACGGAATCGTCTTTAACTGAATCTTCGCCCTCAGCTGTTCGTCAAACGGCGCAGGCCAGTGATAGCATCACGTTGACCGATATGTTTCGTCGTGTACGTGAAGTGATCGCTCCGAAAGAGGGCGGCAAATTAGTTCATAAAAAAGTAGCGGAAAGTGAACTGATCAGTATTTTTCAAAGCAATCCCCGCAGAGTAAATGAAACAGACGCTGCCTTAATCAGTGCGCTAGAGTCTGAAGCGCAACAGCGTGATATCACAAAGCACGTTCGACTGATTCCACCAAAAGGGCAATGGGGTTATTCCGAGCTGAAGTACTATGTGAATCATCCGTACTATAAAAATGGTAAACTTCAGCGCGCTGGGAATATTCTAAAAGTATGGCGTGACTTTATTCAAAAGACTGAAAAAAGTTTGGTTTTGAATGTCTATGATTTTGATCTCGAAGATGTAGCACAAGATCTCGTACAATTAGCTCGTCGTGGAGTAAAAGTGCGTGTCGGAATCGACCGCAATGTCATTACACATCGTCCGGAAGTGCAAAAAGTAGCCTCTATTTTAGAAGCTGGTGGTGTGGCTTTAGTGCGTGTTAATCCTGTGGCATTAAATCATCAAAAGGTAGCGGCGCGAGATTGGGAAAGTTTTGATAAAGCAGCTGTATTATTTTCTTCAGGAAATCTAACGCAAAGTTGCTTGGGGCCAGAGGGAGATTTAAAAAACGTCCGTCCACGCCCGCGCGAATCTATTCCAAATGCCAATCATGTGTTGACGATGAAGAGTTACATCTTATCGAATCTAGTCGCCCATGAGTTGGCAAAAACTCTAGGACCTGAGCTTTATCTACGTGGGGCGCAATACCCACTGACAGGGGCGTATCAAGTCACAGGCCCAGGAGTTAATCCACAAACTCTGGAAGCTTATCCTGAAAAAAGTGTGATCATCACATTCACTCCAGGTGGTGGCTATCGTGCGATCAATAAAAACATACTAGGTCACATGATCAGTATGACCAGCGGTCCTGTGCGCATGGTACAGTTTGCCTATTCGTCAGAGCTAGTAGCGGAAGCTTTATTGCAAAGAGCGCAGCGTGAGTTTCAAGAAAACTCCAAGTTTGATTTTTACTCTGTAGGTGACACACCATTCGCTATGCAGGGGTGGAGTCAGTTTTTAAAAATGTCAGGGCTTAAACGTGAGCAGACAGAAGTGGGTCGCGCCCGTTTCTATGAAGACTCTGAGTCTATCTGGTCGAAAAACCTAAGTGCATCGCAATTAGAGCAGGTTCGTCGCCGCGTGCGTGTGGCGCCAGAGCTTTACGGGAATCGCCGCGTTCGTGTAGCGGGGCAAAGTTATTTGGTCTCTTCCAAAATACATCACAAATTGATGAGTACGGGTGATTTTGCAGTGGTGGGGACATCGTTTAATTTCAGTAAAGGTGCTGAAACGAATAACGAACAGATCTTGGTTTTCCGTGATCCTAATATGGTAGATATGGTGAACGGAGTGGCCAGATACTTTGTGGAAACCAGTGCGCGTTCGGTTATGGAAGAAGCTCAAAGAAGAAATGCAGGTTTAGGCTCTACAGATGAAGAGCTGAATCTGATTGAAGATGCATTCGATCCTGAAGTGGAATTGTCTGATTAG
- a CDS encoding ABC transporter ATP-binding protein, translated as MNFLNVSHLNFSYTANKPLLKDINFQLKKGTVGALLGASGSGKTSLLRCLAGFEKPDSGTIQMNGDTLSSADHFVAPHQRQVGYLFQSLALFPHMTVEENVRYGLNTWTKEAQEARLTELFKLIDLEKHRHRYPQHLSGGERQRVALARALAPNPALLLMDEPFSSLDPDLRIHLRSEIKNILQKLEMTCLIVTHDYEDAFQLADYVGQIKEGTLLSWKPVQDVFELSSRPMPVFKS; from the coding sequence ATGAACTTTCTTAACGTGAGCCACCTTAATTTTTCTTACACTGCCAATAAACCGCTTTTGAAAGATATTAACTTTCAACTCAAAAAAGGAACTGTGGGAGCCTTACTCGGAGCCAGTGGTTCAGGTAAGACGTCACTTCTTCGCTGTCTGGCTGGTTTTGAAAAACCGGACTCCGGCACAATTCAAATGAATGGCGATACACTGTCTTCTGCTGATCACTTTGTAGCACCCCATCAACGCCAAGTGGGTTATCTTTTCCAAAGCCTTGCTTTATTTCCTCATATGACTGTTGAAGAGAATGTGCGCTATGGACTCAATACATGGACGAAAGAGGCCCAAGAGGCTCGCTTAACTGAACTTTTTAAATTGATTGATTTAGAAAAGCACCGCCATCGCTACCCGCAACACCTTTCTGGCGGCGAAAGACAGCGTGTCGCTTTAGCACGAGCATTAGCCCCTAATCCGGCTTTGCTTCTGATGGATGAGCCTTTTTCCAGTTTAGATCCTGATCTGCGCATTCATTTACGAAGTGAGATTAAAAATATCCTGCAAAAACTGGAAATGACTTGCTTGATTGTCACCCATGATTACGAAGACGCGTTTCAACTGGCTGATTATGTCGGACAAATAAAAGAGGGAACTCTTCTGAGCTGGAAACCGGTCCAAGATGTTTTTGAACTCAGCTCCAGACCAATGCCTGTTTTTAAAAGCTAA
- a CDS encoding ABC transporter permease produces MLKIARWGLLLVALSIFLGPLFQLSLEAGDIEPEVWQHLRSFQLFQGLYETLFFSLGSAFVAFLIGTAWAIISLFLPRYSFWFSFSMALLLALPTYVMGFVALSYLDYSGPVQKFLVQLFGDIAFFEPRTRYWAALLFGITTAPYVYFSVVAGLQTQIKTFIEASSSLGSGFWRSFRRILMPSLFSWALGGSTLVALEACADFGFIDLFGVNTLSRVLYKSWGALFSFGGAARISLVLLLICILILGLSKFLSRPALQRTWSRQQNLHLLFSIPKSVHYLLLALFALGLLVFNILPIAALFFHSADLSLWKELPWMSALQSTLVIGIISSLFVGLLMGALFMLLKKAPRPMRSILNLFSLGYGLPGTLLAVAFYFFAVRTLKLEVLSTGGLLPMALLVLLYFTKFSGLMLKGLKSQELQINAELSEAASLLGPPARTWWKIELPLYSPALLLGFFLLFLEIVKELPAALMLKPLSDPSLALRIHQYAAESDWARASVFSLVLSALICFLLLIQKIVDLYRKRRLHELS; encoded by the coding sequence ATGCTCAAAATCGCACGCTGGGGGTTACTGCTTGTTGCCCTCAGCATTTTCTTAGGACCACTTTTCCAACTGAGCCTCGAAGCCGGCGATATTGAGCCCGAGGTCTGGCAACACCTGCGTTCATTTCAACTTTTTCAAGGTCTTTACGAAACACTTTTCTTTTCCCTCGGCAGTGCCTTTGTCGCATTTTTGATCGGCACCGCATGGGCCATCATTTCTTTATTTCTGCCGCGCTATTCATTTTGGTTTTCATTTTCAATGGCTCTGTTATTAGCGCTACCCACCTACGTGATGGGTTTCGTCGCTCTTTCTTACTTAGATTACTCGGGTCCCGTACAAAAATTTCTAGTGCAACTTTTCGGGGATATCGCATTTTTTGAACCACGCACTCGCTATTGGGCCGCCTTACTTTTTGGAATAACCACAGCCCCTTATGTCTATTTCTCGGTGGTGGCTGGTCTACAAACGCAAATCAAAACATTTATTGAAGCCAGCTCTAGTCTTGGCTCTGGATTTTGGAGAAGCTTCCGACGTATTTTAATGCCCAGCCTTTTTTCATGGGCCCTTGGTGGCTCAACGTTGGTTGCCCTTGAAGCCTGCGCTGATTTTGGTTTTATCGACCTGTTTGGTGTTAACACGCTTTCACGTGTGCTCTACAAATCGTGGGGCGCTTTGTTTTCCTTCGGCGGCGCCGCCCGCATCAGCCTTGTACTGTTACTGATTTGTATTTTAATTTTGGGGCTTTCTAAATTTTTGAGCCGACCTGCACTACAAAGAACATGGTCCAGACAACAGAACCTACATCTTCTTTTTTCTATTCCTAAATCTGTACATTATTTATTATTAGCTCTTTTTGCCTTAGGACTTTTAGTATTTAATATCCTTCCCATCGCAGCCCTATTCTTTCACTCGGCAGACTTGTCCCTTTGGAAAGAGCTTCCTTGGATGTCGGCCCTTCAAAGCACCCTTGTGATTGGCATCATCAGCAGTCTATTCGTTGGCCTGTTAATGGGAGCCTTATTCATGCTTCTAAAAAAAGCTCCGCGTCCTATGCGCTCTATCTTAAATTTATTTTCATTGGGCTATGGACTTCCGGGAACTTTGCTGGCTGTGGCTTTTTATTTTTTCGCAGTTCGCACGCTGAAGCTTGAAGTCTTATCCACGGGCGGACTACTTCCAATGGCTTTGCTAGTACTTTTGTATTTTACTAAATTCAGTGGCTTGATGTTAAAAGGTCTTAAAAGTCAGGAGCTGCAAATCAATGCCGAATTGAGTGAAGCGGCTTCTTTACTGGGTCCCCCTGCCCGCACATGGTGGAAAATTGAATTACCTCTGTATTCTCCGGCTTTGCTTTTGGGATTCTTTTTACTTTTTCTAGAGATCGTCAAAGAACTACCTGCCGCTCTGATGTTAAAACCACTGAGTGATCCCAGCTTAGCACTAAGAATTCATCAATATGCCGCAGAAAGCGACTGGGCACGGGCTTCGGTGTTTTCCCTTGTTCTATCCGCTCTGATTTGTTTTTTATTATTGATTCAAAAAATAGTCGACCTCTATCGCAAAAGGAGACTCCATGAACTTTCTTAA